A window of Primulina huaijiensis isolate GDHJ02 unplaced genomic scaffold, ASM1229523v2 scaffold206388, whole genome shotgun sequence genomic DNA:
TCAAattcttaaaatcatcaaaatatttCGCTATCTTTATATGTaatattgaatatataaaaatataggacAATTAAATTTCAGttctaatttttaattaataagtaACAAATTTGAAGATAATTAAGTAGATTATGTAAGCATATCcattttcaaatcaaatttgattaagtaaacaaatttttaaatgcTTCTCAAAATAGGCTAACTTAAAAGAAGAATTTAACGTCATTAGATGCAAGGGTGATGCCCAAAATCTTTAATTTGCGCTCTCAATTTCAAATCCCACCGGCAGTGTGAGATGTTTAGAAAGTTAGGCTAGATTTGTACAAATAAAGCATCCACCCATTGTATATAAAAAAGATGAATTTAACTATTTTTCCCTCtgtgatattaataatttggCTTTGAACACCCCagtttgtattttattttgaaacacTGGTCTAACTGCCCCTATTTAATGTACCATATTGTGTgaaatatatgtgatatatatatatgcggTGTGCTGTCTACTTTTCATACCCGTACTCACCGCTGAGATGAAACTCACTGTTGGATGTGATATATATTTGtatgtatatgtttatttatGATGAGCAGTGGGGAACTTTACCAGGACATTGAGAAATATTGGCTGGAGCACTGCAAACCTGAGGAAGACCCAAAGCAAGCGTGACGTTGATATTAAGGTCTAAATTAGGGTCATTTCGATCCTTAACAATCACACACAGGCACTTTTTGTTCGTCTTCAGCACTTGCTTCAGTCCGCCGCAGCAATCCGGGGTTGGCGCCTTTCCGGTTCCCTGGACATAAGGAAGACAGGGAGCCAATCCCAGCAACGACTCTTTGCATTCTTCTCTGTCCTTGGCGTCGTCCATTGCTGCTAGAGGAAACAATATTAACATTGATACCAACAAAACTAGTGAAGGTTTCGTGATATTGCTTATAGGGTAATTCGAATCCATTTCCTTGAAAAATAAAGTTGTTTTTAGGAGTAGTGGGATTTATAGGAAACTAATTTTAGTGGAAAAAAGGTGGTGCGGCAGTGGGTAAATCATCTCTTGCTACTAAACTAATCTCGATGGGTTATATGGGTATATATGTCCACTTACTTATTACAAAAACATAGCAGGTATGcatattatttaaaagattcTGAAATTAGATTCTGAAATTTTGCATCTTCAAGCACTC
This region includes:
- the LOC140966440 gene encoding non-specific lipid transfer protein GPI-anchored 14-like, with the protein product MTSTVTCRQEDELVMGAERVPGVTTPMLKSTAMDDAKDREECKESLLGLAPCLPYVQGTGKAPTPDCCGGLKQVLKTNKKCLCVIVKDRNDPNLDLNINVTLALGLPQ